One genomic window of Glycine soja cultivar W05 chromosome 9, ASM419377v2, whole genome shotgun sequence includes the following:
- the LOC114425795 gene encoding serine/threonine-protein kinase RIPK-like has product MTLMKILWKSLFPGCYKGEYPSPKPKKVVATKPNSSHRISVTDLSYPSTTLSEDLSISLAGTNLHVFSIAELKIITQQFSSSNFLGEGGFGPVHKGFIDDKLRHGLKAQPVAVKLLNLDGSQGHKEWLTEVVFLGQLRHPHLVKLIGYCCEEEHRVLVYEYLPRGSLENQLFRRFSASLPWSTRMKIAVGAAKGLAFLHEAEKPVIYRDFKASNILLDSDYNAKLSDFGLAKDGPEGDDTHVSTRVMGTHGYAAPEYVMTGHLTAMSDVYSFGVVLLELLTGRRSVDKNRPPREQNLVEWARPMLNDSRKLSRIMDPRLEGQYSEMGTKKAAALAYQCLSHRPRSRPSMSTVVKTLEPLQDFDDIPIGTFVYTAPPDNNNEVQHKDQCETPKRRENNNNGHNIHRNGHRHHPLKSPKAPRSQSQSQSQSHLRPNDHKHRNGRGSGPNSPPSHVKIIRPGVIAC; this is encoded by the exons atgacCCTTATGAAAATCCTATGGAAATCACTCTTCCCCGGTTGTTACAAGGGTGAATATCCCTCTCCAAAGCCAAAGAAAGTGGTGGCTACAAAGCCAAATTCTTCACACAGGATTTCTGTGACGGATTTGAGTTATCCAAGCACGACTCTTTCGGAGGATCTCTCTATTTCTCTAGCGGGGACCAACCTCCATGTTTTCTCAATCGCTGAGCTCAAGATTATCACTCAACAATTCTCTTCTAGCAATTTTCTTGGAGAAGGTGGGTTCGGACCGGTTCATAAGGGGTTCATTGATGACAAGCTTAGGCATGGCCTCAAGGCTCAACCCGTGGCTGTTAAGCTCTTGAACTTGGATGGCTCGCAGGGCCACAAAGAGTGGTTG ACTGAGGTTGTTTTTCTGGGGCAACTTAGGCATCCACATCTCGTGAAGCTGATAGGATACTGTTGTGAAGAAGAACACAGGGTTTTGGTGTATGAATATTTACCAAGAGGAAGCTTGGAGAATCAATTATTTAGAA GATTCTCAGCATCACTTCCATGGTCAACGAGAATGAAAATTGCTGTTGGAGCTGCGAAGGGCCTAGCCTTTCTTCATGAGGCTGAGAAGCCAGTCATCTATAGAGATTTCAAAGCTTCCAACATCTTGTTAGACTCT GATTACAATGCAAAGTTATCTGATTTTGGGTTGGCAAAAGACGGTCCCGAAGGAGATGACACCCACGTTTCAACCCGAGTTATGGGTACACACGGCTACGCAGCTCCAGAATATGTCATGACAG gtcaCTTGACAGCAATGAGTGATGTGTATAGTTTTGGAGTAGTGCTATTGGAGCTGTTAACAGGAAGAAGGTCAGTGGACAAAAACCGGCCTCCAAGGGAGCAAAACCTAGTGGAGTGGGCAAGGCCAATGCTAAACGATTCAAGGAAACTCAGCAGAATAATGGATCCTAGACTTGAAGGCCAATATTCAGAAATGGGAACAAAAAAAGCAGCAGCATTGGCATACCAATGCCTCAGCCACAGGCCAAGGAGCAGACCCTCAATGAGCACAGTGGTCAAGACCCTTGAGCCACTTCAAGATTTTGATGACATTCCAATTGGAACATTTGTGTACACAGCTCCACCAGATAATAATAATGAAGTGCAGCATAAGGATCAATGTGAGACACCTAAGAGGagggaaaataataataatggtcaCAATATTCATAGGAATGGCCACAGGCATCATCCACTTAAATCCCCCAAGGCCCCAAGGTCACAATCACAATCACAATCACAGTCACATTTACGTCCAAATGACCACAAACACAGAAATGGAAGAGGAAGTGGACCAAATTCTCCTCCATCACATGTGAAAATAATTAGGCCAGGAGTTATTGCTTGTTAG